One genomic segment of Ctenopharyngodon idella isolate HZGC_01 chromosome 7, HZGC01, whole genome shotgun sequence includes these proteins:
- the cdh5 gene encoding cadherin-5: protein MMKLSAWRQMTEPGCWAGILVVLCTLSMGADVQKALKKPSMPSIVLQRHKRDWKWDKLYAYEESALKTPPEKIGKLENTHFSVSSRYILEGEGANDIFTVNDNGDILVNAKLDREKKSEYKLSASIINIQTGRQVDKNDTFVIVVLDVNDNRPVFPPNLSGSISESSTAGSIVMTVNATDADDPTTPNGKIEYELLNGTDLFKINDKGEIHTSKSDLDREKQSQYLIAIKAKDMPGMESGTNSATAIVTININDINDNIATFKSGKYQFGVKEDSKPGFEIGILWVEDKDELQNKDPSFTVHENDKVFGIKRNNEKDGILTLKVPLDYETKNTYIFNVNVDERTVSKSPDNQGPTLLKRAQISINVIDVDEPPVFNQTEYKFEIHEGPFKSPVIGAVSAKDPDKTRHKIRYSIEDPNCPVAVDSARGHLSLKRQLDREQKSSYTFNVTAHEDIQNGLKSYAEVKLKVLDINDNAPELTNGSNVYVCESDKRDTIIGTIGAYDKDENSGRFRFTLAKKSANFSLYDNQDNTARIVLKQGGFSTEHTVEHALEIEITDGGTPEQKSITVLPIKVCTCQSGRRIEYCKAYAQTGVSVSALLAILLCIVTILVIVILIVLRRHYQKDVLVAKSSGEIHEQLVRYDEEGGGEMDTNGYDVSILTSACHDSSFRPGAGSSLYAMVKKPPACKGDMAVMIEVKKDEADHDRDGIPYDTLHIYGYEGSESLAGSLSSLDSSSSGSNLDYDFLNEWGPRFRTLAQLYGVDGSDTDSSY, encoded by the exons ATGATGAAACTGTCTGCCTGGAGGCAGATGACTGAGCCTGGATGCTGGGCAGGTATCCTGGTCGTTTTATGTACCCTCAGCATGGGAGCTGATGTCCAGAAAGCTCTGAAAAAACCATCTATGCCGAGCATAGTACTCCAAAGACATAAGAGAGATTGGAAATGGGATAAACTTTATGCATATGAGGAATCAGCTCTAAAAACCCCACCTGAAAAAATTGGAAAG cTAGAGAATACACATTTCTCTGTGTCCTCAAGATATATTCTCGAAGGAGAAGGTGCTAAtgacatttttactgtaaatgacAATGGGGATATTTTGGTCAATGCAAAGCTGGATCGGGAGAAGAAAAGTGAATACAAACTCTCAGCTtcaataatcaacattcaaacCGGAAGGCAGGTGGACAAAAATGATACGTTTGTAATAGTGGTCTTGGATGTTAATGACAATAGACCTGTTTTTCCACCTAACCTTTCTGGATCTATCAGCGAGTCCTCTACAGCAG gATCGATAGTAATGACAGTAAATGCGACTGATGCTGATGATCCCACCACTCCAAATGGAAAAATTGAGTACGAACTGCTAAATGGGACAGACCTCTTCAAGATCAACGATAAag gtgaAATCCATACATCGAAAAGCGACCTTGATCGTGAGAAACAGAGTCAGTACCTAATTGCTATAAAAGCCAAAGATATGCCAGGAATGGAGTCTGGTACTAATTCTGCTACTGCCATTGTGAccattaacattaatgatataAATGACAATATTGCCACCTTCAAGTCAG GAAAATACCAATTTGGTGTGAAAGAAGACAGCAAACCCGGATTTGAAATTGGCATCTTATGGGTGGAGGACAAAGACGAACTACAAAACAAAGATCCAAGTTTTACTgtacatgaaaatgataaagtGTTTGGCATCAAACGAAATAATGAGAAAGATGGAATTCTTACCCTCAAAGTG cctctcgactatgaaacaaaaaacacatacatttttaatgtaaacgTGGACGAGCGCACAGTGTCTAAATCACCAGATAACCAAGGACCAACCCTACTGAAGAGAGCCCAAATTTCCATCAATGTAATTGATGTTGATGAACCACCTGTTTTCAACCAAACTGAATACAAGTTTGAAATCCATGAGGGCCCCTTCAAGTCCCCGGTCATTGGAGCTGTTTCAGCAAAGGATCCAGATAAAACCAGACACAAAATACG GTACTCTATTGAAGACCCAAACTGTCCTGTAGCTGTGGATTCTGCACGAGGACATCTGTCCTTGAAGAGGCAACTGGACAGAGAGCAAAAATCCTCATACACATTCAATGTTACAGCACATGAGGATATACAAAATG GCCTAAAGTCCTATGCAGAGGTTAAACTTAAGGTTCTTGACATTAATGACAATGCACCAGAACTAACTAATGGGAGCAACGTGTATGTTTGTGAAAGTGATAAACGTGACACA ATCATTGGGACTATTGGTGCCTACGACAAGGATGAAAATTCAGGCAGGTTCCGTTTCACTCTggcaaaaaaaagtgcaaactTTTCCCTTTATGATAACCAAG ATAACACTGCGAGAATTGTGCTGAAGCAAGGAGGTTTCAGTACAGAGCACACAGTGGAACATGCGCTCGAAATCGAAATCACTGATGGAGGTACACCAGAACAGAAGAGCATTACAGTACTCCCGATCAAAGTGTGCACATGCCAGTCGGGTCGACGGATTGAGTACTGTAAGGCCTACGCCCAAACCGGAGTGAGCGTCAGCGCCCTCTTAGCCATTCTTCTCTGCATCGTCACCATCCtgg TCATCGTCATCCTCATTGTGTTGCGGAGGCACTATCAGAAAGATGTTTTGGTCGCCAAGTCGTCTGGCGAGATCCATGAGCAGCTGGTGAGATATGACGAGGAGGGAGGTGGAGAGATGGACACAAATGGTTATGACGTCTCCATCCTGACCTCCGCCTGTCACGACAGCAGTTTTCGGCCTGGCGCGGGGTCTTCGCTTTATGCCATGGTGAAGAAACCCCCTGCTTGTAAGGGTGACATGGCCGTGATGATCGAGGTGAAGAAGGATGAGGCGGACCATGACCGTGATGGGATTCCCTACGATACTTTACACATCTACGGCTATGAGGGTTCTGAATCCCTGGCTGGTTCCCTTAGCTCTTTGGACTCGTCCTCCAGTGGGTCCAATTTGGATTACGACTTCTTAAATGAGTGGGGACCTCGTTTCAGGACCCTGGCTCAGCTCTATGGAGTAGATGGCTCTGATACCGATAGCTCCTACTGA